catccccgtgtccccaaaccagccccatgtccccaaaccatccccgtgtccccaaaccAGCCCCGTGTCCCCAAACCGTCCTCGTGTCCCGAAACCAGCCCCGTGTCCCCAaaccatccctgtgtccccaaaccagccccgtgtccccaaaccagccccatgtccccaaaccgtccccgtgtccccaaaccagccccgtgtccccaaaccgtccccgtgtccccaaaccAGACCCACGTCCCCGAGCCGGGGTGTGGTGGGTGGCAGCCCGGGCCAGCTGCTGGTGCCGGGGGATGAGGGGGGGCAAGGGAAGGGGTGTCCACCTGAATTTTAAGTCCATTTTTGagctttccccctcttttttagTCTGCGCTTCCCCCTCCAGTTGGCTCTGGGTGGccgatggggggggggtgtgtgtgtgtgcccccaATCCCCCACGGGACCCCCTGCCCTGACACAGGAGGGGGCCTGGCCTGACCCCCCAGTCATCCCAATTAGCCACCGGGCCCAGCTGCGGCCCCCTCGGCCCCCGCTGTGCCCACCCCATGCCGCCACCACCCCACGGGGGTACCCGGTACCCCACagcatccccgtccccgtccccatggcAGCTGCATCCCATCCCCATGGCAACGCATCCCAGCTGCTTAGGGCGCCCCAAAtcacagcccacccccccccccgcaacactCTGGAGCTGGGACAGGAGCATGTGTACACGCGTGTGCAaatggggggacacacacacgagcGCGGCGTGCACGTGTGGAGCTGCAGGCAtgcgtgtgcatgcgtgtgcagCTACGCAGGGACGGGGGTAAGCGCAGGCTCGTGCCCCTCGTTGGAACGCGCGTGTGAACCTGCACGGATGCGCGCGCCCTGGGTGCGTGTGCAAATGCGCGTGTGCAAATGCACGTCTGTGTCCGCACCCACACCCCTGTGCGAATACCCACGTGAGCGCGTGTACCTCTGGGTGTGCGTACGTGCAGACGAACGCACACGCGTGAGCGTGCCGCTGCGTAAGTGCGTGCACGCCCCTGTGGGAACGCACGCGTGCACGCCTCTGCACCTGCACGTAAGCACGTGCGTGCACGCACGAGTGGGTGCACCCGCCGTGTACACGTGTCTGGAAGCACACGCACGTGCGCAAACGCGTAGCTTGATGCATGCAGCCGTGCCCGTGCCTGGCTGCGCGTGCGTTCGTGCGTGTATGTGCACACGCATGTGTGCGTGTGCAatctgggggggggtgtctgggggtGCACTTGCGTGGGTGTGCAGCCCGTGTCTGGGACTGCAGTGACACTCGGTGAGCACAGCCTGAAGTGCAGTGCCAGCCGTGGGTGGCACTTGGGGACACGGGTGGGCCATGCCAGCCGGACCCAGCCAGTTAGACCCCACCGTTAATGAGCATTAATTATCCCAGCATTAATGAGCATTCATTAATTTCCATGCCCTAAGGGTGGGGATTTTCCTGGAACAGCCCCACAGACCCaatatggttggggttttttttttaaaacttaaaatgaaGCGGTTTCTCCAATCTGGAGTTACCAGCTCTGCTATAGAAAATCATCATTTGcagctggggggggaaaaaaaatccccttttggGGAGAATTTAGCCCCAACCCCATCTCCGCAGGGATGCCCAGTTGGAAACTGGGTGGAAAAGGGGCATtactgggagcagagctgctttgtGTCCCTGTCCTCATTCCCCAGTATGTCCGAGGTCTGACACCCTCCCGGTCCTGCTCCCACcacaccagcacccaccctggagtGGGGGGAATACACTGGGCTGAGACCTGGCCACACTTCATCTCACTGCCTGGTCATCTCATCTCTTGGttggcgggggggtgtggggtgtgtagATGCTGGGCTGAGACTTGGCCACACTTCATCTCACCTCCTGGTCGCCTCACCTCCTGGGCTGAGACCCGGCCATATTTCATCTCACCTCCCGGTCACCTCACCTCCTGGTCGGGTGTGGGGGGGAGACAGACACTGGGCTGAGGCCTGGCCACAATTCATCTCACCTACTGGTCATCTCACCTCTTAGCTGGCAGGGCGGGGGGAGATGCTGGGCTGAGGCTTGGCCACGCTTCATCTCACCTCCTGGTCGTCTCACCTCCTGGGCTGAGACCCGGCCATACTTCATCTCACCTCCCGGGCTGAGACCTGGCCATACTTCATCTCACCTCCCAATCACCTCACCTCCTGGTCGGGTGTGGGGGGGAGACACTGGGCTGAGGCCTGGCCACAATTCATCTCACCTCCTGCTCGCTAAGCAAAGCAGGTGATGGTGCCAGGAAAGCTCCGTGCAACCCGGCGGGGGTTGTTCAGCCCCCCAAAAatcccctgccctgcctccctggggGAGGTCGtggggaccacccccccccccatattttttAAACAGGGTCCCACCCTCAGCTGGAGGACATGGCACCCCGTATCGTGGAGCACCCTACGGATCTCCTGGTCTCCAAGGGGGAACCGGCCACCTTGAGCTGCAAAGCCGAAGGGCGTCCATCCCCGGCGGTGGAGTGGTACAAAGACGGGGAGCGGGTGGAGACGGACCGGGAAGACCCCCGCTCCCACCGTACCCTCCTGCCGGGGGGGTCCCTCTTCTTCCTCCGCATCCTCCACGGCCGGCGGGGGAAGCCCGACGAGGGGGTCTATGTCTGTGTGGCCAGGAATTACTTGGGGGAGGCCACCAGCAGGAACGCATCCCTGGAGGTGGCCGGTGAGTCCcctggaggggacacgggggggagaCAGTGGGGagggcttggggctggggggggtttggggggtggggggtgtcttgGTGTCACCAGGGAGCCCAGCCCGGTGCAGCGGctcaggggatgggggggtggggggggggggggggggctgcaaaatTCTCAGGCCTGGCACTGCTGagcaaaaagaagggaaaagaaatgaaaataggtgaaagaaatgaaagtcggtgaaaataagagaaaagaaagaaaaatatgtaaaagtaaatgaaaatcagtaaaagaaaagaagtaacagTAAGGGAAGACAAAcgaaaagaagttaaaataattgaaaataagggaaagaaatgaaaagaagggaaaataaaagaaaaataagtgaaaaaaagaagtgaaaagttAAAAGAATTGCGAATAagtgaaaataatagaaaagaaatgaaaagaagggaaaagaagtgaaaacgAAGGCAAAtaatcaaaaagaaacaaaaatcattgaaaagaagggaaaagcacTGGGAGTATTAGAAAATAAACTCAAATAATCgcaaataaattcaaataagTGCCAATACACTAAAACGAATGACAAGAACATCCCCGGTGCCACCCCAAGCTTCGGCCCTCGGGGGTGGCACCCGCTGAGGCTCAAACCCAGGGCCGGGATGATGTCGGAGTTAAATCCAGACCGGGCTTAGACCCAGCTGTGAGCTTAGCTCAATCACCAGGGATTATTTTTGGGGGGGACAGGGCtagatctgggggggggggggcagtgttaCACCCCGCATCGGCTGTTGGATCCAGGTCCTGCCGACGTGAAATGCAGCATCGCTCAGCTTTGGTATCTCCGtgctgggaggagtgggggtcCCCAGCATTagggtgcagggatggggaaactgaggcagggctgaTGTcatgacacccccacccccacccccccccccagtgctgcgGGACGATTTCCGGCAGCCCCccggggacgtggtggtggccgCGGGCGAACCGGCCGTCCTGGAGTGCGTCCCCCCCCGCGGCCACCCCGAACCCAGcatctcctggaagaagaacggCGTTCGCCTCAGAGATGAGGATGAGCGCTTGACGGTGAGGGATATGGGGGATGAGGGGGGTCCCCCAAAAcctggggggtgggagggctgAGCCCCCCGGCTCTGGTTGAACCGGGTTGCCTTGGCAGATCCGCGGTGGGAAGCTGATGTTGGCCAGCACCCGTAAGAGCGATGCCGGCGTCTACGTCTGCGTGGCCGCCAACGTGGTGGGGGAGAGGGACAGCGAGCCGGCCGAGCTAGTGGTCTTCGGTGCGTGGGGATGAGGGGATGTCATTTTTGGGATGTCGGGGGCGGGTGCCGTCCCGGCGGGACTGACAGCCGCCCCCGCAGAGCGCCCGGCGTTTGGCAAGAGGCCCCTCAACAAAGCGGTGCTGGTGGAGGGGACGGTGGAGTTTCCCTGCGAGGTGGTGGGGGACCCCCAGCCCGCAGCTCGCTGGCGCAAGGAGGAGGGCAAGATGCCTCCGGGAAGGTAAGCGGTGGGCGAGGGGGCTGGCACGGGTGGTGGGTGCCGGAGCCGGGGTGGGGGTGTCCGGGGTGCAGCCGGGTGGCATCGCTGCGTGCCGGCCTGGTGCGCTCGGAGCGTCTCGCATCTCCGTCGCAGCCCGCATCTCCATGGCGTCGAGTACGCCCGCGGCATCCCGTATCCCTGTTGCGTCCTCCAGCCTCATCGCACCCCGCATCCCCATCGCATCCCACATCCCCATCGCATCCCGCATCCTCATCGCATCCCGCGTCCCCGTCGCACGTGACGTGTCTCCATCGCGCCCCCCCATCTACGTTGCACCTCACAGCCCCATCGCATCCCAAATCCTCATTGCATCCTCTATCCCCATCGCATCCTGCATCTTAAGTGCACCCCGCATCCCCGTCACATCCAATATCCCCATTGCATTCCCCACTTTCCTTGCAGTCCACATCCCCATCATACCCACACACCAGCACATCCCACATCCCCATCTCATCCCGCCTCCCCGTTGCATCCTGTATCCCCATCGCATCCCGCATCCCCACTGTATCCCCCATTTCCATGGCATCCCACATCCCCAGAGCACCCATATCCCCATCATCAAATCCCACATCCCCATCACATCCCGTATCCCCATCACATCCCACATCTCCATCACGTCCCACATCCCCATCGCATCCCGTATCCCCATCGCGTCCCACATCCCCACGGCACCCCGCGCCCTCGTGGCACCCCGGCACCCTGTCGGTGCCGCGGCCTCGTGGCGTTTCCCCCCCCGCTCCAGGTGGGAGGTGTTGCCGGACAACACCCTGCGGATCAGCCGGCTGCGGGCGGAGGACGAGGGCACCTACACCTGCGTGGCCGACAACAGCGTGGGCAGGTCGGAGGCGTCGGGCACCCTCACCGTGCACGGTAAGGGGGGGGTCCCTGAGGGAGCACCTGTGGGTGCTGGCAAAGCGGCCGGGCAAGCCCTTTTCTCTCCCCGCGCTGCggcagtgcccccccagctcgTCACTGGCCCCCGCGACCAGACTGTCACCCCCGGCCAGAGCGTGACCTTCCAGTGCCAGAGCAAGGGCAACCCGCCGCCCGCCGTGTTTTGGCAGAAGGAGGGTAGCCaggtctgtccctgtccccgtccccatccccagccctgtccccatctccatcccatcgCATCCTGTAtcctcatcccaccccatcccctcccatccccaccccatccctgtccccatcccaatccccatcccatccctgtccccatctccatcccatcccaccacATCCTGTAtcctcctcccatccccatcccatatcctcatcccaccccatcccgtccctgttcccatcccatccccccccatcccatatcctcatcccaccccatcccatccccatccccaccccatcccaccccatccccatccccaccccatcccatccccatcccatccccatcccaatcccaGTCCCAATCCCAAttccatcccaccccatcccctccaCTGCCCTCCCCCACTCAGCAGCCCTCTgcacccttccctccccaccccagaccCTGCTGTTCCCCGGCCAGCCCCCGCAGCCCACCGGCCGCTTTTCGGTGAGCCCCAGCGGCGCCATCACCATCGCCGATGTGCAGCCCGCCGACGCCGGTTATTACCTGTGCCAGGCCATCAGCGTGGCCGGCAGCGTGCTGGCCAAGGCGCGGTTGGAGGTGGAAGAGGGTAAGTCCCAGGCCGGCAGGCAACGGGTGCATTTGGTGCGCCAGCGGCACCCATCCCATCACCGAGGAATTCCCggttttccccccacccctcttcaCCGTAGCGCCATCTGAGCAGCGACCGCCGGTGATCCGCCGGGGTCCCGCCAACCGGACGGTGCTGCCGGTGGGGGCCACGGCGCGGTTGCCTTGCTGGGTGGGGGGCGGTGACCCCCCGGCCAGCGTGGGGTGGCTGAAGGACGGGAGCACCCTGGTAGGTGCCCAGCCCCGCGCCAGCCTGCTGGAGAACGGCACCCTGCGGATCACCAGCCTCCGGGTGAGCCGGTCCGGAGCGGGGGCTCAGGGCACCCACTCCCGGGGGGGACACCCGTGGGGTGGCACTGCAGGGACGGGAGGAGCtccaggggtggggaagggggacgGTGGGTGCTCAGGGTGGTGGTTGAAAAGGGTGGTGGGACCAAAGGGAGATGGGTGCTCAGGATGGTGGGTGCTCAGGGTTGTGGGTGCTCACGGTGGTGGGTGCAAAGGGCGATGGACGCCCAGGGTTGTGGATGCGAGGGGCGGCGGGTGTAAAGGGTGGTGGGCGCGAGGGGTGATGGTTACGAGGGTCGGTGGGTGCAAAGGAGGTGGGTGCGAGGGGTGGCGGGTGCTCAGGGTGATGGGGCAGGAGCTCTTCCCCTCGCAGGTGACGGACTCCGGGCACTACGAGTGCGTGGCCACCAGCCCGGCGGGCGAGACCCGCTGGGGCGGCTCCCTGGAGGTGCGAGGTGGGTCACGGGGACGTCACTGCGCTGGGGACACCGTGGCACCGGGGACAAAGCCACCCCAGATCTCCACGCGTCTCCCTGCAGGTGACGGATCTGACgtctccctgccttcccccgaGCCCGGAGTCCTGCCTGGGCCACCCTCCACCCCTGTGGTCACCAACGTCACCAAAAGCAGCGTCACCCTGAGCTGGAAAGGGAATGAGGACAGCGGTGCCGCCGACATCACCTCCTACGTAGTGGAGGCTTTCAGGTATCGCACAAGCGTCCTCTCTGGGTGCAGGGGTGACGCGGTGGCCTGGTGCCACCCCACCATGGGTCACCCCTGTACCCTGGCAGCCAGGCGGCGGGTGGTCCGTGGCAGACGGTGGCGGCCGACGTGGAGGGTGAGACCCACACGGTGAGCGGCCTCGTCCCCGACACCGTCTACCTCTTCTTGGTGAGGGCGGTCAACGCCTACGGGCTCAGTGACCCCAGCGGCATCTCGGAGCCCGTGCGCACCCAAGGTGAGACCCAGCAGTGACGCTGGCAGAGGTGTCTGTGAACCCACCACCCTGGGGTCCATCTCTGCTTGGTGGTGTTGATGGAGGTACCCACGCACCCACCGCCCTTGGGCGCGTCTCCACTTGGTGACACCAATGGGAGCGCCCATGCGCCTACCACCCTCGGGTACATCCTCGCTCGGTGATGCTGATGGAGGTGCCCGTGCACCCAAAACCTTTGGGTGCATCCCCACCCAATGACGCCAGTGGAGGTTCCCATGGACCCACCACGGGAATGTGATGTCACCACGGCATCCCCACTTGCTGACGCCACTGGAGGTGTCCATGGTCTGTCCACCCTCTCATTTTTTCGGCAGACGCCAGCCCCACGCAGCAAGGGCTGGACCCCCAGCAGGTGCAGCGGGAGCTGGCACAAGTGGCCGTGCACCTACAGGAACCCGTGGTGCTGCCGCCGGGTGCTGTCCGCCTCTCCTGGACCGTGAGTGCTGCGCCATGCCGCCGGTACAGGGGTCCCAGTGCCAAGTATCCCCCCGCCTCACCCCACCCTCCCCTTGGGTCCCCAGGTGGAGCGCCAAACACCCTTCGTCCAGGGCTACAGGGTGCTGTACCGGCAGCACGGTGGGCGCTGGGAGGAGGCACGGGTGGTGCAGGCACCGGGGGAACGGGGGGCTTTGCTCACCGAGCTGCGCCGAGGCCAGGACTACGAGGTCAAGGTCCGACCCTACTTCCATCATCTCCACGGCCCCGACAGCGCTGTGCGTGCCCTGCGCACCCCCGAGGCGGGTGAGTGCGGGGATGCGAGGGACGGCGAGGGTCCCTGGGTACCCCCGGGAGGTGACGCCCCCCCTGCGTCCCCCCCTCCAACAGCCCCCAGTGCCCCACCACGAGCTGTCAGCGTGGCCGGTAACGGCACCAGCGTCCGCATCTCATGGCAGCCGCCGCCGCTGGCTGAGCAGAACGGCGTCATCCGTGATTACCGGGTAAGGGCAGACCGGTGGCGGGGATGCGGCgggtcccctctgtccccccacgACACCATGTCATggtgtccccccgcccccagaTTTGGTGCTTGGGCAACGAGAGCCGCTTCCACATCAACCAGAGCGTGGAGGGGACGGTGCTGGCGACGGTGCTGCGGGGACTGGTCCCCGGCGTCCCTTACCGTGCCGAAGTCGCTGCCGCCACCGGCGCCGGCGTGGGCGCTCGCAGCGCCCCTGTCCCCATCCGCATCGGTGAGTCCCTCGTCGCCCCCGCCGCACCCGTGGGTGGGTGGGGTGACGGGGGTCACCCCGGTGCTGGGGACGGCTCCTCGGCACCCCTGCCGgtgttttcccccttccccacgTTGTTTGCAGCCCCCCCGGCGGAGCGGGATgcagggccggcgggcgggaGCAGCGTGGCCGAGCGTTTGGCAGAGGTGGCCAGGCAGCCGGCCTTCATCGCCGGCGTTGGCGGCGCTTGCTGGGTCATCCTCGCCGCCTTCGCCGCTTGGCTCTACGGCCGCCGCCGGAGGAAGAAGGAGCTGAGCCACTTCGCTGGTACGGGAGAAGGTGCtagccctgggaccccccccccctccccaaccctggCACCTATCACCCCACCAGCCACCCACCGCCTCTCTCTTTACAGCATCCTTCGCCTATACGCCCACCGGTAAGCCTACAGGCGCCGTGGGGACCCGTCGCGGCCCCTCGCCGCCCTCACCCCCACCTCTTTCCGCAGTCGCCTTCCCAGCTCCGGCACGCAGCAGCCCCAGGTAACGCCCCAGTATCCACCCTCCCTCTCCTCGGGACCCCCAGTGCCAACTGCCGGCATCCCTTTACCCCATCTCCTTGCAGGGCAGCCGTCGGTGGTGGTTACCCGTGGCTGGCGGACGCATGGCGCGGTGGCGGTGCGGCCGGTGCCGCCGGCTGCTTGGGGACCACCACCGAGAGATACTACAATGGTGAGTGGTCATCGTGGGGGATGGGTGGCTCGGactcggggttgggggggggggggtcatggtCAATGCTGACGGTGCCGATTGCCTTCTGCAGATGCCGGCATCACCCGTTACATCGCCCAGACGGAGCAATTTGGAGCGGGGTCTGTAGAGGGGCCAGTTTACAGCACCATCGAGGCGGGCGGCGAGGAGCTCTGCACCTTCCCCCGTCCATTCTCGCAGCACGGGACCCCTTACACCGGGGGGGGTCCCCAACTGATGGATGCCCCCCAGGCATCCCGTGGCCGAGTCGAGCATGGTAGGGCGGTGGGATGGGTTGGGGACACACATGGATGTTGATGGCACAGACCCCTCCCCGGCATCCTTCCTCGCCACAGGGACCAAAGGGAAGAAGTTGGGGCAAGCGGTGAAACCGCCGGCGGTGAGCTGGACGGAGCTGCTGCCCCCGCCACCCTCAGCCAGCGAGCTCAGCCAGTGtgcccaggaggaggaggaggaggaagaggaggaggaagaggaagaggcgGCCAGAGGGTgagtggggggggctgggggggcttgggTGTGCTggccccagcacccaccctgt
This genomic window from Accipiter gentilis chromosome 5, bAccGen1.1, whole genome shotgun sequence contains:
- the ROBO3 gene encoding roundabout homolog 3, translating into MLRYLLKTLLQMNLFADSLGAEGSNSSQLLLGINSTIAALHLPGLPPGNGSHPQLEDMAPRIVEHPTDLLVSKGEPATLSCKAEGRPSPAVEWYKDGERVETDREDPRSHRTLLPGGSLFFLRILHGRRGKPDEGVYVCVARNYLGEATSRNASLEVAVLRDDFRQPPGDVVVAAGEPAVLECVPPRGHPEPSISWKKNGVRLRDEDERLTIRGGKLMLASTRKSDAGVYVCVAANVVGERDSEPAELVVFERPAFGKRPLNKAVLVEGTVEFPCEVVGDPQPAARWRKEEGKMPPGRWEVLPDNTLRISRLRAEDEGTYTCVADNSVGRSEASGTLTVHVPPQLVTGPRDQTVTPGQSVTFQCQSKGNPPPAVFWQKEGSQTLLFPGQPPQPTGRFSVSPSGAITIADVQPADAGYYLCQAISVAGSVLAKARLEVEEAPSEQRPPVIRRGPANRTVLPVGATARLPCWVGGGDPPASVGWLKDGSTLVGAQPRASLLENGTLRITSLRVTDSGHYECVATSPAGETRWGGSLEVRGDGSDVSLPSPEPGVLPGPPSTPVVTNVTKSSVTLSWKGNEDSGAADITSYVVEAFSQAAGGPWQTVAADVEGETHTVSGLVPDTVYLFLVRAVNAYGLSDPSGISEPVRTQGETHPTQQGLDPQQVQRELAQVAVHLQEPVVLPPGAVRLSWTVERQTPFVQGYRVLYRQHGGRWEEARVVQAPGERGALLTELRRGQDYEVKVRPYFHHLHGPDSAVRALRTPEAAPSAPPRAVSVAGNGTSVRISWQPPPLAEQNGVIRDYRIWCLGNESRFHINQSVEGTVLATVLRGLVPGVPYRAEVAAATGAGVGARSAPVPIRIGESLVAPAAPVGGWGDGGHPGAGDGSSAPLPVFSPFPTLFAAPPAERDAGPAGGSSVAERLAEVARQPAFIAGVGGACWVILAAFAAWLYGRRRRKKELSHFAASFAYTPTGKPTGAVGTRRGPSPPSPPPLSAVAFPAPARSSPRAAVGGGYPWLADAWRGGGAAGAAGCLGTTTERYYNDAGITRYIAQTEQFGAGSVEGPVYSTIEAGGEELCTFPRPFSQHGTPYTGGGPQLMDAPQASRGRVEHGRAKLGQAVKPPAVSWTELLPPPPSASELSQCAQEEEEEEEEEEEEEAARGLGREEWYPGEDVPCATGASSPAASSGCRSTATLTPSPHATEDIPRLRDFDSPRLPRRPLHGASTPPRAPSPPPSPDAGKAHPPRARRPRGTGKTCRETPKSRPKPKCSRYRREKQQGDLPPPPLPPPGETPVPLPEREPSGAERKVTHRPTRSDEVVPYGKPSCLPRGQVSGSCSTTGSVSSRGSTSSRGHGSGRSRTPGDRGEGTGHRCRPGPPFSCPSQEKR